A region of the Apium graveolens cultivar Ventura chromosome 6, ASM990537v1, whole genome shotgun sequence genome:
TTGCTTTTCCCATGGAACATGGGATTTTTGGCTAAATCGATGGCAGAATGATTGTCTATACATAAAATCACTGGACCAACAGTTTCTGATGTTATCTGACTTAGTATGTTGCACAACCATATCCCCTGGAAAGCTGCAGCTGTTGCTGCCATGAACTCCGCCTCGCATGAAGATAAGGCCACGCACTTTTGTTTTTGCGACACCCGGGTTATTGCACTCTTGTTCAAATAAAATACCATGCCACTGGTGCTCTTTCTATCATCCAAATGTCCATCTAGGTCGCTGTCTGAAAAACCAGTAAGAATGTTGTTGCCACTATCCTTGGAGTATACCAGACCATACTGAGTTGTTCCTTTGACATATCTCATAATCCTCTTCACTGCGTCTAGATGCAATTTTGTAGGCCTTTCCATGTATCTGTTGACAATTCCAACTGAGTATGCAATATCTGGTCGTGTATGGACCACATATCTCAACCCTCCTACCATGCTTATGTACTGTGATGCATCAACAGGCCTGCCTTTCTCATCATGTCCAATCTGTTCCTTGGGATCCATGGGGTATTTTGTGGGATTACAATCCCCCATTCCTGCCTTGTCGAGTATCTTACGTGCATAACCAGATTGCTTCAACTATGTATCCCTTCTTTT
Encoded here:
- the LOC141665095 gene encoding secreted RxLR effector protein 161-like, whose amino-acid sequence is MGDCNPTKYPMDPKEQIGHDEKGRPVDASQYISMVGGLRYVVHTRPDIAYSVGIVNRYMERPTKLHLDAVKRIMRYVKGTTQYGLVYSKDSGNNILTGFSDSDLDGHLDDRKSTSGMVFYLNKSAITRVSQKQKCVALSSCEAEFMAATAAAFQGIWLCNILSQITSETVGPVILCIDNHSAIDLAKNPMFHGKSKHIDIRYHFIRECVERGEVQLKHVCSSDQRADILTKGLATIKFERMRNLLGVKNLGRHI